One genomic region from Pogona vitticeps strain Pit_001003342236 chromosome 12, PviZW2.1, whole genome shotgun sequence encodes:
- the HACD3 gene encoding very-long-chain (3R)-3-hydroxyacyl-CoA dehydratase 3 isoform X2: MPSASLTPQVHWAQRHHELYLRVELSDVQDPDVTIIDNVLHFKAHGHGAKGDNVYQFQIEFLEPVKPKLICKVTQRQLNLTVKKEESLWWERLTKQEKRPLFLAPDFDRWLDESDAEMELKAKEEEKINKINIENRIPKDPLRHLKRGYLFMYNLVQFLGFSWIFVNMTVRLFMLGKDSFFDTFHTSADMMYFCHMLACMEVVNTFIGLVRAPLTPVVLQVGGRNFILFIVLGSVEEMHSKAVVFFIFYLWSLIEIFRYPFYMLSCIDVEWKVLTWIRYSIWIPLYPLGILAEGPFVNFRHLYKQRKRHLGPKKRKTH; encoded by the exons ATGCCGAGCGCCAGCCTCACCCCGCAGGTGCACTGGGCGCAGCGGCACCACGAGCTCTACCTGCGCGTGGAGCTCAGCGACGTCCAG GATCCTGATGTCACAATTATAGATAATGTACTCCATTTCAAAG CTCATGGCCATGGAGCTAAGGGGGATAATGTGTATCAATTTCAAATTGAATTCCTAGAACCTGTGAAGCCAAAG CTCATCTGTAAAGTGACCCAGAGGCAGCTGAACCTCACAGTCAAGAAGGAGGAGAGCCTCTGGTGGGAACGGCTGACCAAGCAGGAGAAGCGGCCTCTGTTTCTTGCTCCTGATTTTGACCGCTGGTTGGACGAGTCAGATGCTGAGATGGAGCTGAAAGCCAAG GAGGAAGAAAAGATTAACAAAATCAACATAGAGAACAGAATCCCCAAAGACC CTCTCCGACACTTGAAGAGAGGATACTTGTTCATGTACAACCTCGTTCAGTTCCTGGGCTTCTCCTGGATCTTTGTGAACATGACCGTTCGGCTGTTCATGCTGGGAAAAG ACTCTTTCTTCGATACTTTTCACACAAGTGCAGACATGATGTACTTCTGCCATATGCTGGCCTGCATGGAAGTTGTGAACACCTTTATAGGTCTGGTCAGAGCTCCTCTCACACCAGTTGTTTTGCAG GTTGGTGGGAGAAACTTTATTTTGTTCATCGTCCTGGGAAGTGTGGAGGAAATGCACAGCAAAGCGGTGGTGTTCTTCATCTTCTACCTCTGGAGTCTCATTGAAATATTCAG GTATCCATTCTATATGCTTTCCTGCATTGATGTAGAATGGAAGGTTCTCACCTGGATTCGCTACAGCATCTGGATACCCCTCTACCCTCTGGGCATCTTAGCAGAAG GTCCATTTGTGAATTTCCGTCATCTCTACAAGCAAAGGAAGCGACACCTTGGACCCAAAAAGAGGAAGACGCATTAG
- the HACD3 gene encoding very-long-chain (3R)-3-hydroxyacyl-CoA dehydratase 3 isoform X1, with amino-acid sequence MPSASLTPQVHWAQRHHELYLRVELSDVQDPDVTIIDNVLHFKAHGHGAKGDNVYQFQIEFLEPVKPKLICKVTQRQLNLTVKKEESLWWERLTKQEKRPLFLAPDFDRWLDESDAEMELKAKEEEKINKINIENRIPKDPLRHLKRGYLFMYNLVQFLGFSWIFVNMTVRLFMLGKDSFFDTFHTSADMMYFCHMLACMEVVNTFIGLVRAPLTPVVLQVGGRNFILFIVLGSVEEMHSKAVVFFIFYLWSLIEIFRYPFYMLSCIDVEWKVLTWIRYSIWIPLYPLGILAEAVAVIQSIPIFNSTGRFSLQLPSPLNFTIPFSVFLQLYLVFLFLGPFVNFRHLYKQRKRHLGPKKRKTH; translated from the exons ATGCCGAGCGCCAGCCTCACCCCGCAGGTGCACTGGGCGCAGCGGCACCACGAGCTCTACCTGCGCGTGGAGCTCAGCGACGTCCAG GATCCTGATGTCACAATTATAGATAATGTACTCCATTTCAAAG CTCATGGCCATGGAGCTAAGGGGGATAATGTGTATCAATTTCAAATTGAATTCCTAGAACCTGTGAAGCCAAAG CTCATCTGTAAAGTGACCCAGAGGCAGCTGAACCTCACAGTCAAGAAGGAGGAGAGCCTCTGGTGGGAACGGCTGACCAAGCAGGAGAAGCGGCCTCTGTTTCTTGCTCCTGATTTTGACCGCTGGTTGGACGAGTCAGATGCTGAGATGGAGCTGAAAGCCAAG GAGGAAGAAAAGATTAACAAAATCAACATAGAGAACAGAATCCCCAAAGACC CTCTCCGACACTTGAAGAGAGGATACTTGTTCATGTACAACCTCGTTCAGTTCCTGGGCTTCTCCTGGATCTTTGTGAACATGACCGTTCGGCTGTTCATGCTGGGAAAAG ACTCTTTCTTCGATACTTTTCACACAAGTGCAGACATGATGTACTTCTGCCATATGCTGGCCTGCATGGAAGTTGTGAACACCTTTATAGGTCTGGTCAGAGCTCCTCTCACACCAGTTGTTTTGCAG GTTGGTGGGAGAAACTTTATTTTGTTCATCGTCCTGGGAAGTGTGGAGGAAATGCACAGCAAAGCGGTGGTGTTCTTCATCTTCTACCTCTGGAGTCTCATTGAAATATTCAG GTATCCATTCTATATGCTTTCCTGCATTGATGTAGAATGGAAGGTTCTCACCTGGATTCGCTACAGCATCTGGATACCCCTCTACCCTCTGGGCATCTTAGCAGAAG CCGTGGCAGTGATCCAGTCCATTCCCATCTTCAACAGCACCGGGAGATTCAGCCTCCAGTTACCCTCCCCGCTGAACTTCACCATtcccttttcagtttttcttcaacTCTATCTTGTCTTTTTATTTCTAG GTCCATTTGTGAATTTCCGTCATCTCTACAAGCAAAGGAAGCGACACCTTGGACCCAAAAAGAGGAAGACGCATTAG